A genomic window from Glaciihabitans sp. INWT7 includes:
- a CDS encoding glycerol-3-phosphate dehydrogenase/oxidase — protein sequence MTTSTPRTDVVSLTEHPHSQVLVIGGGINGAATFRELALQGVDVTLIERSDYISGASAASSHMIHGGIRYLENGEFRLVREAVQERNRLLKTAPHYVKPLQTTIPIFSTFSGVAAAPLRFLTHKQSSTTERGALLIKVGLILYDSFSRDGGSVPRHQFHGRRKSLADQPALNPDLKYTATYYDAAMVNPERLGLDVLLDGVAAGGRSANYVEAVGSVDGGVLVRDRVTGDEFVLTADVIVNTSGPWTDLTNDALGAPTKFMGGTKGSHIVLDNPELFAATKGRELFFENDDGRIVLIYPIKGRVLVGTTDMDADPRDPMIETDDDTEYFFNLVSHVFPDVAVDRSQIVFTYAGIRPLPRHDDEAPGFVSRDYRIEKGSFGGSPLLSLVGGKWTTFRALGEHMTNEVLAILKRERTASTTTLSIGGGAGFPTTEPTRNAWIHANAVGVSRSCVAELLTRYGTRATKFISAIAGTEDAALKTTALYTTAELDHLVRTESVVHLDDVLLRRTDLAFTGAVTAAMIEELADVVGASLGWTGEQRAAEVAATRETLTTLHGQVFADEPSVVTQ from the coding sequence ATGACCACTTCAACCCCTCGAACCGATGTCGTTTCCCTCACCGAGCACCCGCATTCGCAGGTGCTCGTGATCGGGGGTGGCATCAACGGTGCCGCCACCTTCCGTGAACTCGCTCTCCAAGGCGTCGACGTGACGCTCATCGAGCGCTCCGACTACATCTCCGGAGCCTCCGCCGCCTCATCGCACATGATCCACGGCGGCATCCGGTATCTCGAGAATGGTGAGTTCCGACTCGTGCGCGAGGCCGTGCAGGAGCGCAACCGGCTGCTCAAGACCGCCCCGCACTACGTGAAGCCCCTCCAGACCACCATCCCGATCTTCTCGACCTTCTCCGGTGTGGCCGCGGCTCCGCTGCGCTTCCTCACCCACAAGCAGAGCAGCACCACCGAGCGCGGTGCGCTGCTCATCAAGGTGGGGCTCATCCTCTACGACTCCTTCTCGCGAGACGGGGGCAGCGTTCCGCGTCACCAGTTCCACGGCCGCCGCAAGTCGCTCGCCGACCAGCCGGCCCTCAATCCCGACCTCAAGTACACTGCGACCTACTACGACGCTGCGATGGTCAATCCCGAGCGCCTCGGCCTCGATGTGCTGCTCGATGGCGTCGCTGCGGGCGGGCGAAGCGCGAACTACGTGGAAGCCGTCGGCTCCGTCGATGGTGGAGTGCTCGTGCGCGACCGGGTCACCGGTGACGAGTTCGTGCTCACCGCAGATGTCATCGTCAACACCTCCGGCCCCTGGACCGACCTCACCAACGACGCCCTCGGTGCTCCGACCAAGTTCATGGGCGGCACCAAGGGCTCGCACATCGTGCTCGACAACCCCGAGCTGTTCGCGGCCACCAAGGGTCGCGAGCTGTTCTTCGAGAACGACGACGGCCGCATCGTGCTGATCTACCCGATCAAGGGACGCGTGCTCGTCGGCACCACCGACATGGATGCCGACCCGCGCGACCCGATGATCGAAACCGATGACGACACCGAGTACTTCTTCAACCTCGTCTCTCACGTGTTCCCGGATGTCGCGGTCGATCGCTCGCAGATCGTCTTCACCTATGCGGGCATCCGCCCTCTTCCCCGCCACGACGACGAGGCTCCCGGCTTCGTGTCTCGCGACTATCGCATCGAGAAGGGCAGCTTCGGCGGTTCGCCGCTGCTCAGCCTCGTCGGCGGTAAGTGGACCACATTCCGCGCGCTGGGCGAGCACATGACGAACGAGGTGCTCGCCATCCTCAAGCGGGAGCGCACGGCATCCACCACCACGCTCTCCATCGGCGGAGGAGCGGGCTTCCCCACCACCGAACCCACGCGCAACGCCTGGATCCACGCCAACGCCGTCGGCGTCTCCCGCTCCTGTGTGGCCGAGCTGTTGACGCGGTACGGCACGCGGGCGACGAAGTTCATCTCGGCGATCGCCGGCACGGAGGACGCAGCACTGAAGACGACCGCGCTGTACACCACCGCCGAGCTCGACCACCTCGTTCGCACCGAGAGCGTCGTGCATCTCGACGACGTGCTTCTCCGTCGCACCGATCTCGCCTTCACCGGCGCGGTGACCGCTGCGATGATCGAAGAGCTGGCGGATGTCGTCGGCGCGAGTCTCGGCTGGACCGGCGAGCAGCGCGCCGCGGAGGTCGCCGCGACCCGTGAGACCCTCACGACGCTTCACGGTCAGGTCTTCGCCGACGAACCTTCGGTGGTCACCCAGTAG
- a CDS encoding GNAT family N-acetyltransferase: MTAPVLRTERLWLDSPVLSDRYAVAEYCRDPLFETLMTLPWPYEQRHADHFLYRVVPGGWLSGDELTWAVRDTEHGPLLGIIGWRRELGDIGFWLGAPHRGRGLMTEAVVAVTDWLAEELRLAEIAWECVVGNAASVSVARKAGFEYTGERPTQLTFRDGTHPLAWHGRLKTAEPRAERPGWPV; this comes from the coding sequence GTGACGGCGCCGGTGCTTCGCACGGAGCGGCTGTGGCTCGATTCTCCAGTGCTCTCCGACCGTTATGCCGTTGCGGAATACTGTCGCGACCCGCTGTTCGAGACGCTGATGACCCTTCCGTGGCCCTATGAGCAGCGGCATGCCGATCACTTTCTGTACCGGGTGGTTCCCGGCGGTTGGCTCTCCGGAGACGAACTCACCTGGGCGGTGCGTGACACTGAGCATGGGCCACTTCTCGGGATCATCGGCTGGCGCCGTGAGCTGGGCGACATCGGGTTCTGGCTCGGTGCACCGCATCGCGGTCGCGGCCTGATGACCGAGGCCGTGGTCGCCGTGACCGACTGGCTCGCCGAGGAGTTGCGCCTCGCCGAGATCGCGTGGGAGTGCGTCGTCGGCAACGCGGCATCCGTCTCCGTCGCCCGCAAAGCGGGATTCGAGTACACCGGTGAGCGCCCCACCCAGCTGACGTTCCGTGACGGCACGCACCCCCTCGCCTGGCATGGCCGATTGAAGACGGCCGAGCCCCGGGCGGAGCGGCCCGGGTGGCCGGTATGA
- the trpS gene encoding tryptophan--tRNA ligase has product MSSKPRLFSGMQPSAESLHIGNYIGALLQWKELQITHDAIFCIVDLHAITVAQDPLLLRENTRRTAAQYIAAGIDPEVSTLFVQSHVAAHPQLAWVLNTITGFGEASRMTQFKDKAAKQGADAASVGLFAYPTLMAADILLYNAVAVPVGDDQKQHVELTRDLANRFNTRFGTTFAMPEPMILKETARIYDLQNPGSKMSKSAESASGVVWLLDEPSVTAKKIKSALTDAGREVRYDVAEKPGVSNLLTIFSVMSDRSIASLEVDYEGRGYGDFKKDLADVVVETFAPIRARTLELLDDPAELDRVLAGNADRAAAIADVTLATVYDRIGLLPKR; this is encoded by the coding sequence ATGAGTTCCAAACCACGCCTGTTCTCCGGCATGCAGCCCTCGGCAGAGTCCCTCCATATCGGCAATTACATCGGAGCACTGCTGCAGTGGAAGGAGCTGCAGATCACTCACGACGCGATCTTCTGCATCGTGGATCTGCACGCGATCACGGTGGCGCAGGATCCGCTCCTGCTGCGCGAGAACACCCGGCGTACCGCCGCTCAATACATCGCCGCGGGGATAGACCCCGAGGTCTCCACCCTCTTCGTGCAGTCGCACGTGGCCGCCCATCCACAGCTCGCCTGGGTTCTCAACACCATCACCGGGTTCGGTGAGGCGAGCCGAATGACCCAGTTCAAGGACAAGGCGGCGAAGCAGGGGGCGGATGCCGCCTCGGTCGGCCTGTTCGCCTACCCCACTCTCATGGCCGCCGACATCCTGCTCTACAACGCGGTGGCGGTGCCGGTGGGTGACGACCAGAAACAGCACGTTGAGCTCACCCGCGACCTCGCGAACCGTTTCAACACGCGCTTCGGCACGACCTTCGCCATGCCGGAGCCGATGATCCTGAAAGAGACCGCCCGCATCTACGACCTGCAGAACCCGGGCTCGAAGATGAGCAAATCCGCAGAGAGCGCGTCGGGCGTGGTGTGGCTGCTCGATGAGCCCTCCGTCACGGCGAAGAAGATCAAATCCGCTTTGACGGATGCCGGCCGTGAGGTTCGCTACGACGTCGCCGAGAAGCCCGGCGTCTCCAACCTGCTCACCATCTTCTCGGTGATGAGCGACCGGTCGATCGCCTCTCTGGAGGTCGACTACGAGGGCCGGGGCTACGGTGATTTCAAGAAGGATCTCGCCGATGTCGTCGTCGAGACCTTCGCGCCGATTCGAGCTCGCACCCTCGAACTCCTCGACGATCCCGCCGAGCTGGATCGGGTGCTCGCCGGCAATGCCGATCGAGCGGCCGCCATCGCCGATGTCACGCTCGCGACGGTCTATGACCGCATCGGCCTGTTGCCGAAGAGATGA
- a CDS encoding exodeoxyribonuclease III has translation MSTPLRIASVNVNGVRAAFRKGMGDWLQARDVDILALQEVRAATSDLEELLGPEWNILHDAATAKGRAGVALASRGSAEIHRVDLGDEKFDSAGRWLEADYRVGDSIVTVVSTYVHSGNVEDPKKMIEKYKFLDAMTKRLPELSAHTPLAVIVGDLNVAHRELDLKNWRGNRKSAGFLVKERAYFDKFFGPAGKNVACVDGKTRRGLGWVDVGRTWAGEVDGPYTWWSQRGQAFDTDTGWRLDYQVASPELAASVTDYVVDRASAWDTRWSDHSPVVVDYAL, from the coding sequence ATGAGCACCCCCCTGCGTATCGCCAGCGTCAACGTCAACGGGGTGCGGGCGGCATTCCGCAAGGGCATGGGTGACTGGCTGCAGGCCAGGGATGTCGATATTCTCGCCCTTCAGGAGGTGCGGGCCGCCACCTCCGATCTCGAAGAGCTGCTCGGCCCGGAGTGGAACATCCTGCACGACGCGGCGACCGCCAAGGGGCGCGCCGGCGTAGCCCTGGCCAGTCGCGGAAGCGCAGAGATCCACCGCGTCGACCTCGGTGATGAGAAGTTCGACAGCGCCGGTCGGTGGCTCGAGGCCGACTACCGTGTCGGTGACTCGATCGTCACCGTGGTGAGCACCTATGTGCACTCCGGCAACGTCGAGGACCCCAAGAAGATGATCGAGAAGTACAAGTTCCTCGACGCGATGACGAAGCGTCTGCCCGAGCTCTCCGCGCACACTCCGCTCGCCGTCATCGTCGGTGACCTCAACGTGGCGCATCGCGAACTCGACCTCAAGAACTGGCGCGGAAATCGCAAGAGCGCCGGGTTCCTGGTGAAGGAGCGTGCCTACTTCGACAAGTTCTTCGGGCCGGCAGGCAAGAACGTCGCGTGTGTGGACGGAAAGACCCGGCGCGGACTCGGTTGGGTGGATGTCGGGCGCACCTGGGCCGGCGAGGTGGACGGACCGTACACCTGGTGGTCCCAGCGGGGGCAGGCCTTCGACACCGACACCGGCTGGCGCCTCGACTACCAGGTCGCGTCGCCCGAGCTCGCGGCATCCGTCACCGATTATGTGGTGGATCGCGCCTCCGCCTGGGACACCCGCTGGTCGGACCACTCTCCGGTTGTCGTCGACTACGCCCTCTAG
- a CDS encoding YihY/virulence factor BrkB family protein, translating to MLSSLQAVIARVMKLRPVRVFQRYSEKNGPILAGGLSLTALYSVFAGLYVGFAVLGLSIESNPDLKDAVVNTLSTSVPGLIDTGSGGGAIDLEALFKSRVLGWSSIIAAAALLVTALSWFASARSAVRAMFDLAPDTTFFLLLKLRDLALVVAFAAVTILSAALSVFSTSALNWLFGLLGIDNRSTFAITVARIIGLLVVLALDTLTLAVLFRVLLAVRIPWQRLLTGALLGGLALGILKVLGATIVGGAGKNPLLASFAVILGLLVWFGLICQVILLSATWISVDMADHGQTASTTPRQKGIVPPGRHPRPRVRPIARLK from the coding sequence ATGCTCAGCTCGCTGCAAGCGGTCATCGCTCGGGTCATGAAGCTCAGGCCGGTGCGGGTGTTCCAGCGCTATTCCGAGAAGAATGGGCCGATCCTCGCCGGGGGCCTCAGCCTCACCGCGCTCTACAGTGTCTTCGCCGGGCTGTACGTGGGATTCGCCGTCCTCGGGCTGTCGATCGAGTCCAACCCCGATCTGAAAGACGCGGTTGTCAACACCCTGTCGACCTCCGTCCCTGGCCTCATCGACACGGGCAGCGGAGGCGGTGCGATCGACCTCGAGGCCCTCTTCAAGTCCCGCGTGCTCGGCTGGAGCAGCATCATCGCCGCGGCAGCCCTGCTGGTGACCGCGCTCAGTTGGTTCGCCTCCGCTCGTTCCGCGGTACGCGCGATGTTCGACCTGGCCCCGGACACCACCTTCTTCCTGCTCCTCAAGCTGCGGGATCTCGCCCTCGTCGTCGCCTTCGCCGCCGTCACGATCCTGTCAGCGGCGCTCTCCGTCTTCTCCACGAGTGCGCTCAATTGGCTCTTCGGCCTTCTCGGCATCGACAACCGGTCCACCTTCGCCATCACCGTCGCCAGGATCATCGGTCTGCTCGTCGTCCTCGCGCTCGATACGCTCACCCTCGCCGTGCTCTTCCGCGTGCTCCTCGCGGTACGCATACCGTGGCAACGGCTCCTCACCGGCGCGCTTCTCGGCGGACTCGCCCTCGGAATCCTCAAGGTGCTCGGCGCGACGATCGTAGGCGGCGCAGGCAAGAATCCGCTCCTGGCCTCCTTCGCGGTGATCCTCGGGCTGCTCGTCTGGTTCGGGCTGATCTGCCAGGTGATCCTGCTCTCGGCCACCTGGATCTCCGTCGACATGGCCGACCATGGTCAGACCGCGTCGACCACCCCGCGGCAGAAGGGCATCGTGCCTCCCGGTCGCCACCCGCGCCCGCGCGTGCGTCCGATCGCCCGGCTCAAGTGA
- the ptsP gene encoding phosphoenolpyruvate--protein phosphotransferase, which translates to MDLQGIGVGRGVAVGPILRMPDPLPEPADGPRSTDAADELATVNSALSTVAAELLARGEKAGGAARDVLEAASLMAQDPTLVDDVTARIDSGKSGERAVFEAFGAFQDMLTGMGGLMAERVTDLGDVSQRIIAHLRGVPAPGVPSSDSPFILVAPDLAPADTALLDLDKVLGLITRDGGPTSHTAILARSKSIPAIVGVTGALDLTDGTVVIADAASGSVRVSPTDDEVAMARQRIADRAAAASAPITDGALADGTKVPLLANLGSPRDAAAAVALGAEGVGLFRTEFLFLDSKSAPTAEEQRVQYTELLSHFPGKKVVVRALDAGADKPLSFLNDAHEENPALGLRGLRALRASEPILRDQLTALALAAAETEAELWVMAPMVSDSEETEYFVSIGRELGLKIVGVMAEVPSLAVLADQVLESADFVSIGTNDLTQYTLAADRMLGSVAHFQDPWHPAVLRLVKLIGDAGAASGKSVGICGEAAADPQLAVVLVGLGATTLSMTPAALADVRAELATVTIEQARQKAAAALGARTAAGARAAASA; encoded by the coding sequence ATGGATCTGCAGGGTATCGGCGTGGGGCGCGGAGTCGCAGTTGGCCCGATCCTGAGGATGCCGGATCCCCTCCCCGAACCGGCCGATGGGCCGCGCTCGACGGATGCGGCGGACGAGCTCGCCACGGTGAACTCGGCGTTGTCCACCGTCGCGGCCGAGCTCCTGGCGCGCGGCGAGAAGGCGGGCGGTGCAGCGAGAGACGTGCTGGAAGCGGCCTCACTCATGGCCCAGGATCCGACCCTCGTCGACGACGTGACCGCGCGCATCGATTCCGGCAAGTCCGGCGAGCGGGCGGTGTTCGAGGCCTTTGGGGCATTCCAGGACATGCTCACCGGCATGGGAGGTCTCATGGCCGAGCGGGTCACCGACCTCGGGGACGTCTCCCAGCGCATCATCGCCCACCTCCGCGGGGTCCCCGCACCGGGCGTGCCCAGCTCCGACAGCCCCTTCATCCTCGTCGCGCCCGACCTCGCCCCAGCCGACACCGCACTCCTCGACCTCGACAAGGTGCTCGGTCTCATCACCCGCGACGGTGGACCCACCAGCCACACGGCGATCCTCGCCCGGTCCAAGTCGATCCCCGCGATCGTCGGGGTGACCGGTGCGCTCGACCTCACGGACGGAACAGTGGTCATCGCGGATGCCGCCTCCGGCAGCGTGCGCGTCTCGCCCACAGACGACGAGGTCGCCATGGCGCGGCAGCGCATCGCGGATCGGGCCGCGGCCGCCTCCGCCCCGATCACCGACGGCGCGCTCGCCGACGGCACGAAGGTGCCGCTTCTCGCCAACCTCGGATCACCCCGGGACGCCGCCGCCGCCGTCGCCCTCGGTGCCGAGGGCGTCGGCCTGTTCCGCACCGAATTCCTTTTCCTCGACTCGAAGTCCGCCCCGACGGCGGAGGAGCAGCGGGTGCAGTACACGGAACTCCTCTCGCACTTCCCCGGCAAGAAGGTCGTGGTGCGGGCGCTCGATGCCGGGGCGGACAAGCCGCTCAGCTTCCTGAACGATGCCCACGAGGAGAACCCGGCCCTCGGGCTCCGTGGCCTGCGCGCGCTCCGCGCGAGCGAGCCGATCCTGCGCGACCAGCTGACGGCTCTCGCGCTCGCGGCGGCAGAGACGGAGGCGGAGCTGTGGGTGATGGCACCGATGGTGTCGGATTCCGAGGAGACGGAGTACTTCGTCTCCATCGGCAGGGAGCTCGGTCTGAAGATCGTCGGCGTCATGGCAGAGGTCCCGTCGCTCGCGGTGCTCGCCGACCAGGTTCTCGAGAGCGCGGATTTCGTGAGCATCGGTACCAACGACCTCACCCAGTACACGCTGGCGGCCGACCGGATGCTCGGGTCGGTGGCACATTTCCAGGACCCGTGGCACCCCGCGGTGTTGCGTCTCGTGAAACTCATCGGCGATGCCGGTGCCGCGAGCGGCAAGTCGGTGGGGATCTGCGGAGAGGCTGCGGCCGATCCGCAGCTGGCGGTGGTGCTCGTCGGCCTCGGCGCGACGACACTGAGCATGACTCCGGCGGCCCTCGCCGACGTACGAGCGGAGCTGGCGACTGTCACGATCGAGCAGGCTCGCCAGAAGGCTGCGGCGGCTCTGGGCGCTCGGACCGCGGCTGGCGCACGGGCCGCGGCATCCGCCTGA
- a CDS encoding sigma-70 family RNA polymerase sigma factor, translating to MEHEEAEGRGVPGTTASDESLVALARAGDRSAFAQLWQRHARSGLRVARQFTSSIDADDLVSEAYARIYQRVLAGGGPDGAFRPYLYTTIRNLASRWGGDRHDVNVDDIGDFEDPRAVEDPAAIALDRTLTVRAFRALPERWRSVLWYTEVEGMDPHEVAPILGLTANGVAALSYRAREGLRKAWLQAHVSDATASGECQWAIARLGDFARNGLTARERTRVSDHLETCARCSIISEEVEEVGSHLALVLLPLLLGGIAGGGLLASLSTPATAVAATLTPALPPAFVVGSGAVAAPTVAAGLTASAIAAPLIGTLAVAMVVSGGLAASNASPVTPAPVSTSISQPADTSTAPSSTASSSTASSWTVAHWPAISTTAADARGLADGFSDGLPPLLRPIGTTLDGTVSQVGMTVDGLVTDLTNPVNSLIPGVALAPGEEPAHSAPAGVVGVASALDLSGTGVPGATVSLQAAGIVYATTKVTPAGTWAIHLTALPAATVGLQLKQSVLGLLGIDLDMPLRVLSNSLGVGIDILGL from the coding sequence ATGGAGCACGAGGAAGCCGAAGGTCGAGGAGTCCCGGGCACGACGGCCTCGGATGAATCGCTCGTCGCGCTCGCGCGAGCGGGAGACCGCAGCGCTTTCGCCCAGCTGTGGCAGCGGCACGCCCGCTCCGGACTGCGCGTTGCTCGCCAGTTCACCTCCTCCATCGATGCCGACGATCTGGTGTCCGAGGCCTACGCGCGCATCTACCAGCGGGTGCTGGCCGGTGGTGGACCCGATGGCGCCTTCCGCCCCTACCTCTATACGACCATCCGCAACCTCGCGAGCCGGTGGGGCGGCGATCGTCATGATGTCAACGTCGACGACATCGGAGATTTCGAGGATCCGCGGGCCGTCGAAGATCCCGCCGCCATCGCCCTCGACCGCACGCTCACGGTGCGCGCCTTCCGAGCGCTGCCCGAGCGGTGGCGATCGGTGCTCTGGTACACCGAGGTGGAAGGGATGGATCCGCACGAGGTCGCCCCGATCCTCGGACTCACCGCGAACGGGGTCGCGGCCCTCTCGTATCGGGCTCGCGAAGGGCTGCGCAAGGCCTGGTTGCAGGCGCACGTCTCCGACGCCACGGCCTCCGGCGAGTGCCAGTGGGCGATCGCGCGGCTCGGCGACTTCGCGCGAAACGGACTGACGGCCCGCGAACGCACCAGGGTCAGCGACCACCTCGAGACCTGTGCTCGCTGTTCGATCATCAGCGAGGAGGTGGAGGAGGTGGGCTCGCACCTGGCGCTCGTGCTGCTCCCGCTCCTGCTCGGCGGTATCGCCGGCGGCGGTCTGCTCGCCTCCCTCAGCACCCCCGCTACCGCCGTCGCGGCGACTCTCACTCCGGCCCTCCCCCCGGCATTCGTCGTCGGCTCTGGGGCGGTGGCCGCGCCGACGGTGGCCGCGGGGCTCACGGCCAGCGCGATCGCCGCGCCCCTGATCGGCACTCTCGCGGTGGCGATGGTGGTGTCGGGAGGGCTCGCGGCGAGCAACGCGTCCCCGGTAACCCCCGCGCCGGTATCGACCTCGATCTCGCAGCCCGCCGACACCTCGACGGCACCCTCGTCGACGGCATCCTCGTCGACAGCATCATCGTGGACAGTGGCCCACTGGCCCGCGATCTCCACCACCGCCGCGGATGCTCGGGGCTTGGCCGACGGTTTCAGCGACGGTCTCCCCCCACTCTTGAGGCCGATCGGAACAACCCTCGACGGCACCGTCTCACAGGTGGGGATGACGGTCGACGGGCTCGTCACCGACCTGACGAATCCCGTCAACTCGCTGATCCCCGGCGTCGCTCTCGCACCGGGGGAGGAGCCGGCGCACTCGGCTCCCGCCGGAGTCGTCGGGGTCGCCAGCGCACTCGATCTGTCGGGCACCGGGGTTCCCGGCGCGACCGTCTCTCTTCAGGCGGCCGGGATCGTCTATGCGACCACGAAGGTCACCCCCGCGGGGACCTGGGCGATCCACCTGACCGCGCTTCCCGCGGCGACGGTGGGTCTCCAGCTGAAGCAGAGCGTCCTCGGCCTGCTCGGCATCGACCTCGACATGCCGTTGAGGGTGCTGTCGAACAGCCTCGGCGTGGGCATCGACATCCTCGGTCTCTGA
- a CDS encoding succinate dehydrogenase iron-sulfur subunit, translating to MSNAVLENRPSVPEEIPTFTATLIIRRFDPEVDLEPRWEDFDVVMGGTDRVLDALHKIKWEQDASLTFRRSCAHGVCGSDAMRINGRNRLACKTLLKDLDLSKPIYIEAIKGLPLEKDLIVNMDPFFESFKEVQPFLIASSKPEKERLQSPAERARFDDTTKCILCAACTSSCPVFWTDGQYFGPAAIVNAHRFIFDSRDEGSQVRLDILNDKEGVWRCRTTFNCTEACPRGIQVTQAIAEVKAAVLRGKP from the coding sequence ATGAGTAACGCAGTCCTGGAGAATCGTCCCTCCGTTCCGGAAGAGATTCCGACCTTCACGGCGACCCTCATCATCCGTCGCTTCGACCCGGAGGTGGACCTCGAGCCACGCTGGGAAGACTTCGACGTGGTCATGGGCGGCACCGACCGAGTGCTCGACGCCCTGCACAAGATCAAGTGGGAGCAGGATGCTTCGCTGACGTTCCGCCGCTCGTGCGCCCATGGTGTCTGCGGCTCCGACGCGATGCGCATCAACGGTCGCAACCGGCTGGCCTGCAAGACCCTGCTGAAAGACCTCGACCTCTCGAAGCCGATCTACATCGAGGCGATCAAGGGACTTCCGCTCGAGAAGGACCTGATCGTGAACATGGATCCGTTCTTCGAGAGCTTCAAGGAAGTGCAGCCCTTCCTCATCGCCTCCTCGAAGCCCGAGAAGGAACGCCTTCAGAGCCCCGCCGAGCGGGCCCGCTTCGACGACACGACCAAGTGCATCCTCTGCGCGGCCTGCACTTCGAGCTGCCCGGTCTTCTGGACGGATGGCCAGTACTTCGGACCGGCGGCGATCGTGAACGCCCACCGCTTCATCTTCGACTCACGCGACGAGGGATCGCAGGTGCGCCTCGACATCCTCAACGACAAGGAGGGCGTGTGGCGCTGCCGCACGACCTTCAACTGCACCGAGGCCTGCCCGCGCGGCATTCAGGTGACCCAGGCCATCGCCGAGGTCAAAGCCGCCGTTCTGCGCGGAAAGCCGTAA